Genomic DNA from Streptomyces sp. GS7:
GACCTACCGCCACATGAACGGGTACGGCTCGCACACCTACATGTGGGTCAACGCCGGCGGCGAGAAGTTCTGGATCAAGTACCACTTCAAGACCGACCAGGGCATCGACTTCCTCACCCAGGAGGACGCGGACCGCATCGCCGGCGAGGACGCGGACTTCCACCGTCGCGATCTCTACGAGGCGATCGACGGCGGCAACGCGCCGTCGTGGACGCTGTACGTGCAGGTCATGCCGTTCGCGGACGCCGTGGACTACCGCTTCAACCCGTTCGACCTGACCAAGGTGTGGCCGCACGGCGACTACCCGCTGATCGAGGTCGGGCGGATGACGCTCGACAGGAACCCGGAGGACTACTTCATCCACATCGAGCAGGCCGCGTTCGAGCCGTCCAACATGGTGCCGGGCATCGGCCCGTCCCCGGACAAGATGCTGCTCGGCCGGCTCTTCTCGTACCCGGACACCCACCGGTACCGGATCGGCCCGAACTACGCGCAGCTGCCGCCCAACCGGGCCCATGTGCCCGTCCACTCGTACGCCAAGGACGGCCCGATGCGCTTCGACCCGTCGCGCGCGGCCCGGCCGTACGCCCCGAACTCCTACGGCGGCCCGGCGGCCGACACCGCGAACTTCGGGGAGCCGGCGGGCTGGGAGAGCAGCGGCGAGATGGTGCGGCACGCGTACACCCTGCGGAGCGACGACGACGACTTCGGGCAGCCGGGGACCATGGTCCGCAACGTCCTGGACGACGCGGCCCGGGAGCGGCTGGTCGGCAACGTCGCCGGACATCTGCGGAACGGGGTGAGCCGGCCGGTGCTGGACCGGGCGCTCCAGTACTGGCGCAACATCGACAAGAACGTGGGCGACCGGATCGCCGCCAAGGTCAACGGCGGCTGACCGCCCTCCCGCACAGCGCCGCAACACGGCACCGCGGCCCCCACCCGGACGGGTGGGGGCCGCGGTCTGCCGCGACGGGGCGGGCGTCAGCCGCCGAAGTTGTTCGGCACGGGGTTGCCGCCGTTGTTCCCGTTGGCGCCGCCGGGGGTGCCGCCGTTCCCGCCGGTGCCGTTGGTGCCGCCGGTCCCGTTGGCTCCGCCGATGCCGTTGGTGCCGCCGTTCGGCGGGCCGGAGGTGCCGCCGGTCGGCGTCGGGCGGCCCGTCGGGCGGCCGGACTCGCTGCTCGACGGGGAGCCGGACGGCGTCGGGGTGCCGGACGGCGTGTGGCTGGGCGTCGGGCTCGGCGTCGCCGAGGGGATGTGGCTGGGCGTCGGCGTGGGCGTCGGGGGCACCCCGGCGCCGAGGTCCGTCTCCAGGTCGAACTCGCCGGCGCCGCTGTCGCCCAGCGCGCTCTGGGTGTAGTCGGCCCACACCCGCGCCGGGTAGCCGCCGCCGTTGACCCGGCCGCCGCCTCCGGTGCCCTTCAGGGAGACCTGGGCGCCGCCGGTCGGGGCCTCGCCGAACATGCCGACCGCGGTGACCAGCTTGGGCGTGTAGCCCACGAACCAGGCCGACTTGTTGTCGTCGGAGGTACCGGTCTTGCCCGCCGCCTTGTACGAGGCGTTCTTCACGGCGTCCGACGCGGTGCCGTCGTTGACCACGCCGGTCAGCACGGAGGTGACGGTGTCGGCCGTCCTGCGGGACAGGACCTGGTCGCCGATCGGGTTCTTCAGCGAGACGCTCTTGTCGGTGCCGTTCGTGCTGTGCACCGCCTTCACGACCAGGGTCGGGGTGACCTTCATGCCGTGGTTGTCGAGGGTCGCGTACGCGCCGGCCATCTGGAGCGGGCTGGCGCCCATGGTGCCCAGGGTCATGGCGGGCTTGACGTCCATCCTGGAGCCGTTCATGCCCAGGCTGACCGCGGTCTGCTTGACCTTGTCCAGGCCGACGTCGGCGCCCATCTGCGCGAAGACCGCGTTGACGGAGTTGTTGGTGGCCGTCTGGACGGTGATCTTCCCGTACTCGTGCTCGTCCTCGTTGGGCGGCGCGAAGGGGATGGTGCCGCCGACGACCGGACGGCGGTTGTGGCCGTCGTAGATCGTGTTCGGGGTGATCGGGACGCCGCCCTGGGTCTGTGCGTGGTTCTCCATCGCGGACGCCAGGATCAGCGGCTTGAAGGTGGAGGCCACCTGGTAGTCCTCGCGGGTCGCGTTGTCGGTGTAGTGCTTCGGGTAGCCGGCGCCGCCGTACATCGCGACGACGTAGCCGGTCTTCGGGTCCACCGACGTGGCGCCGAGCTGGGCGTCCGCGTCGACCGCGCGCGTCTTGGGATCGAGGTCGTCGGCCAGCTTGCGCTTGACCGCCTGCTCCAGCGCCTGCTGCTTGTCCTTCTCGATGCCGAGGGTGACGGTCCAGCCGCCGGCCTCGAACTCGGTCTCGTCGACGCCCTGGGCGAAGAGCTCCTTCTTGGCCTCGGCGACGAGGTAGCTGGTCTGGCCGGTCAGGCCGGGCAGCGGCTTGGGCGGCTTGGGTATCTCGAACTTCTGCTTGGCGCGGTCATCGGGCGACAGCCACTTCATCTCGACCATGTTGTTGAGCGTGTACGCCCAGCGGTCCTTGACCCGCTGCTTGCCGGCGTCGCTCGCGGTGGCCCAGTCGTACTGGCTCGGCGCCTGGAGCAGCGAGGCGAGGTAGGCGCCCTGGGAGACGGTGAGCTTGTCGACGTCCACGCCGTAGTACGCCTGCGCGGCCGCCTGGATGCCGTAGGCGCCGCGGCCGTAGTAACTGGTGTTGATGTAGCCGGCGAGGATCTGGTCCTTGGAGTACTTCTGGTCCACCTTGAGGGAGATGACGATCTCCTGGAGCTTGCGGGAGACCGTCTGCTCCTGGCTCAGGTAGTAGTTCTTGACGTACTGCTGGGTGATCGTCGAGCCGCCCTGCTTGCCCTGGCCCCGGAGGGTGTTCAGGACGCCGCGGAGGGTGCCCTTCAGGTCGACGCCGGAGTCCTGGTAGAAGGTCTTGTTCTCGGCGGCGACGAAGGTGTGCTGGACGTCCTTCGGTATCCGGCTGAGCGGGACGGTCTCGCGGTTGACCGCGCCGGCCCGCGCCATGACCGAGCCGTCCGCGTACTTGAAGACGTTGCTCTGGAACTGGGCCTGCTTGTTGCCGGCCGGTATGTCCACGTACAGGTAGAGGCCGATGAAGCCGAGGATGCCCAGCAGGCAGACGCCGAGGAACGTCCCGAGGATCTTCTTCCAGGTGAAGAACCGGCGTATGCCGGACCTCTTCTGCGCCGGTTTGCCCCGGCGGGCGCTCCCCTGCCGCGCCCGTCTCACGTCCGCTCGGCCCATCGCTCCAGCAACTCCAGTCGTTCCGCCCCCGGATAACTCAGCTGTCGAAGCTAACACCGCATCTGTCAACAAATCCTCATCGATCAAGGCTTTTCCCGACGTGACATACAGCACGGGCCGGGGACGCAACCGTCCGGGGGTCGCGCGGTACGGGCCTGGACCGGGCCAGGCCAAAGGGTTAAAGTGATATCACTTTGCTAGACCAGCGAAAGCACGCTCTGCGGCGCACATCACGCGCCGCGCGGTGCGCCTTCCTTGAGAAACGGGGACCCTCATGCCCGATCCGACACCGACCTCCCACGGCTCCGCACCGGCCGACCGGGCGGCCGCGGACACCGTCGACGCCCCCGAGATGCCGGCCCCGCAGGTCCGCGAGCGGAGCGCGAACAGCATCCCCGGCGGCCTGGCCCTGCTGCTGACCGTCCTCGGCGTCGCCCTGGGCGTCGCGGTGATCGCCGTCGGCGGTGTCATCGGCAACGGCGGCAACAACGCGGTCGCCGTCCCGACCGTCATCGCCGGCGTCGTGCTGCTGGTCGGCTCGCTCTTCTGCATGACCGGCGTGAAGATGGTCGCGCCCGGCGAGGCCCGGGTGATCCAGCTCTTCGGCCGGTACGTCGGCACCATCCGCACCGACGGCCTGCGCTGGGTGAACCCGCTCACCAGCGCCCGCCGGATCTCCACCCGGGTGCGCAACCACGAGACCGCGGTCCTCAAGGTCAACGACGCCTACGGCAACCCCATCGAGCTGGCCTCGATCGTCGTCTGGAAGGTCGAGGACACCGCGCAGGCGCTCTTCGAGGTCGACGACTTCCTGGAGTTCGTGTCCACCCAGACCGAGGCGGCCGTCCGGCACATCGCGATCGAGTACCCCTACGACGCCCACGACGAGGGCGGGCTCTCGCTGCGCGGCAGCGCCGAGGAGATCACCGATCAGCTGGCGCTGGAGCTGACCGCGCGGGTCCAGGCCGCCGGCGTGCAGATCATCGAGACCCGCTTCAGCCACCTCGCCT
This window encodes:
- a CDS encoding catalase codes for the protein MTSTAQNVPRTTSNTGIPVESDEHSLTVSPDGPILLHDHYLIEKMAQFNRERVPERVVHAKGSGAYGSFKVTNDVSQFTKADLFQPGRTTEMLARFSTVAGEQGSPDTWRDPRGFALKFYTEHGNYDLVGNNTPIFFVRDTIKFQDFIRSQKRRPENGLRDNDMQWDFWTLSPESAHMVTWLMGDRGIPKTYRHMNGYGSHTYMWVNAGGEKFWIKYHFKTDQGIDFLTQEDADRIAGEDADFHRRDLYEAIDGGNAPSWTLYVQVMPFADAVDYRFNPFDLTKVWPHGDYPLIEVGRMTLDRNPEDYFIHIEQAAFEPSNMVPGIGPSPDKMLLGRLFSYPDTHRYRIGPNYAQLPPNRAHVPVHSYAKDGPMRFDPSRAARPYAPNSYGGPAADTANFGEPAGWESSGEMVRHAYTLRSDDDDFGQPGTMVRNVLDDAARERLVGNVAGHLRNGVSRPVLDRALQYWRNIDKNVGDRIAAKVNGG
- a CDS encoding transglycosylase domain-containing protein, encoding MGRADVRRARQGSARRGKPAQKRSGIRRFFTWKKILGTFLGVCLLGILGFIGLYLYVDIPAGNKQAQFQSNVFKYADGSVMARAGAVNRETVPLSRIPKDVQHTFVAAENKTFYQDSGVDLKGTLRGVLNTLRGQGKQGGSTITQQYVKNYYLSQEQTVSRKLQEIVISLKVDQKYSKDQILAGYINTSYYGRGAYGIQAAAQAYYGVDVDKLTVSQGAYLASLLQAPSQYDWATASDAGKQRVKDRWAYTLNNMVEMKWLSPDDRAKQKFEIPKPPKPLPGLTGQTSYLVAEAKKELFAQGVDETEFEAGGWTVTLGIEKDKQQALEQAVKRKLADDLDPKTRAVDADAQLGATSVDPKTGYVVAMYGGAGYPKHYTDNATREDYQVASTFKPLILASAMENHAQTQGGVPITPNTIYDGHNRRPVVGGTIPFAPPNEDEHEYGKITVQTATNNSVNAVFAQMGADVGLDKVKQTAVSLGMNGSRMDVKPAMTLGTMGASPLQMAGAYATLDNHGMKVTPTLVVKAVHSTNGTDKSVSLKNPIGDQVLSRRTADTVTSVLTGVVNDGTASDAVKNASYKAAGKTGTSDDNKSAWFVGYTPKLVTAVGMFGEAPTGGAQVSLKGTGGGGRVNGGGYPARVWADYTQSALGDSGAGEFDLETDLGAGVPPTPTPTPSHIPSATPSPTPSHTPSGTPTPSGSPSSSESGRPTGRPTPTGGTSGPPNGGTNGIGGANGTGGTNGTGGNGGTPGGANGNNGGNPVPNNFGG
- a CDS encoding SPFH domain-containing protein, which encodes MPDPTPTSHGSAPADRAAADTVDAPEMPAPQVRERSANSIPGGLALLLTVLGVALGVAVIAVGGVIGNGGNNAVAVPTVIAGVVLLVGSLFCMTGVKMVAPGEARVIQLFGRYVGTIRTDGLRWVNPLTSARRISTRVRNHETAVLKVNDAYGNPIELASIVVWKVEDTAQALFEVDDFLEFVSTQTEAAVRHIAIEYPYDAHDEGGLSLRGSAEEITDQLALELTARVQAAGVQIIETRFSHLAYAPEIASAMLQRQQAGAIVAARQQIVEGAVGMVESALERINEQGIVELDEERKAAMVSNLMVVLCGDRAAQPVLNTGSLYQ